The proteins below are encoded in one region of Candidatus Binatia bacterium:
- a CDS encoding sulfate ABC transporter ATP-binding protein, whose product MGIEVRNVTKAFGAFAALKNITLDVPSGELVALLGPSGSGKTTLLRIIAGLEFPDSGTILFHGEDATTRSARDRHVGFVFQHYALFRHMTVFENIAFGLRVRPRDRRPDGSTIGKKVHELLKLVQLDWLADHLPSQLSGGQRQRVALARALAVEPQILLLDEPFGSLDARVRQELRRWLRRLHDEIHITSVFVTHDQEEALEVADRVVVMNAGQLEQIGTPEEVYNHPATPFVYHFLGNVNLFHSRVHAGRVQIGDIEIEVPEHDGAHDAPAVAYVRPHDIELDRVREGAVIEAIVRDVRGVGSLVRLELDRVDSDEVIEAELTRERYEELELREGERVFVRPRNLRVFLKHG is encoded by the coding sequence ATGGGTATCGAAGTACGGAACGTCACCAAGGCCTTCGGCGCCTTCGCCGCCCTCAAAAATATCACTCTGGACGTGCCGTCGGGCGAGCTGGTCGCGCTGCTCGGGCCGTCCGGCTCCGGCAAAACGACGCTGCTCCGGATCATCGCCGGTCTGGAATTCCCGGACAGCGGCACGATCCTGTTTCACGGCGAGGACGCAACGACGAGGAGCGCGCGCGACCGCCATGTGGGCTTTGTCTTCCAGCACTACGCGCTCTTCCGTCACATGACGGTCTTCGAGAATATCGCTTTCGGATTGCGCGTGAGGCCGCGCGACCGCCGCCCCGACGGGAGCACGATCGGCAAGAAGGTCCATGAGCTTCTCAAGCTGGTGCAGCTCGATTGGCTCGCGGACCACCTTCCCTCGCAGCTTTCCGGCGGCCAGCGCCAGCGCGTCGCCCTGGCGCGCGCACTGGCGGTCGAGCCGCAGATTCTCCTTCTCGACGAGCCGTTCGGCTCTCTCGATGCGCGGGTCCGGCAGGAGCTCAGGCGTTGGCTCAGGCGGCTGCACGACGAGATACACATCACCAGCGTCTTTGTCACGCACGACCAGGAAGAAGCGCTCGAAGTGGCCGACCGCGTCGTGGTCATGAACGCGGGCCAGCTCGAACAGATCGGCACGCCGGAAGAGGTGTATAACCATCCGGCGACTCCCTTCGTCTATCACTTTCTCGGCAACGTGAATCTCTTCCATAGCCGCGTGCACGCCGGCCGCGTTCAGATCGGCGACATCGAGATCGAAGTTCCGGAGCACGACGGCGCGCATGACGCGCCCGCGGTCGCGTACGTCCGGCCGCACGACATCGAGCTCGACCGGGTGCGCGAAGGCGCGGTGATCGAGGCGATCGTCCGCGACGTGCGCGGCGTGGGATCGCTGGTGCGCCTGGAGCTGGACCGCGTGGACAGCGACGAGGTGATCGAGGCCGAGCTGACGCGGGAGCGCTACGAGGAATTGGAATTGCGCGAGGGCGAGCGCGTATTCGTACGGCCGCGAAACCTGCGCGTCTTTTTAAAGCACGGTTGA
- the cysW gene encoding sulfate ABC transporter permease subunit CysW: MLTEMTWQAPSERLASTRATTEPAVVRWVLISAALIFLALFLFVPLVVVFAQALSKGIAAYFASFGEPDALAAIRLTLLIAAIAVPMNLMFGLAASWLIAKFDFVGKNVLLTLIDLPFSVSAVVSGLIYVLLFGMQGLLGPWLAEHGIKIIFAVPGIALTTIFVTFPFVARELIPLMQAQGSEEEEAAVTLGAGGWQTFFRVTLPNVKWGLLYGVILCNARAMGEFGAVSVVSGHIRGFTNTMPLHVEILYNEYQYVAAFAVASLLALLALITLAAKSFVEWKAGRQFASGGRTPVK; the protein is encoded by the coding sequence ATGCTGACGGAAATGACCTGGCAAGCTCCGAGTGAACGGCTCGCTTCGACCCGCGCGACCACCGAGCCGGCCGTGGTGCGCTGGGTACTGATCAGCGCCGCGCTGATTTTCCTAGCTCTTTTTCTGTTCGTGCCGCTGGTGGTGGTGTTCGCTCAAGCATTGAGCAAGGGTATCGCAGCATACTTCGCGTCGTTCGGCGAACCCGATGCGCTCGCCGCCATTCGCCTGACTCTGTTGATCGCGGCGATCGCCGTGCCGATGAATCTGATGTTCGGGCTCGCCGCGTCGTGGCTCATTGCCAAGTTCGATTTTGTCGGCAAGAATGTTTTGCTGACTCTGATCGACTTGCCGTTCTCGGTTTCAGCGGTGGTCTCAGGACTAATTTACGTGCTGCTGTTCGGCATGCAGGGGTTGCTCGGGCCGTGGCTCGCCGAGCACGGGATTAAGATCATCTTCGCTGTGCCGGGCATTGCGCTTACAACGATCTTCGTGACTTTTCCATTCGTCGCGAGAGAGCTGATTCCTCTCATGCAGGCGCAGGGCAGCGAAGAAGAGGAGGCCGCGGTGACGCTCGGCGCCGGCGGTTGGCAGACGTTCTTTCGGGTCACGCTACCCAACGTCAAGTGGGGCCTGTTGTACGGCGTGATTCTCTGCAATGCGCGCGCGATGGGCGAGTTCGGCGCGGTATCGGTCGTCTCTGGCCACATCCGTGGATTCACCAACACTATGCCGCTCCACGTAGAGATCCTCTATAACGAGTACCAATATGTCGCGGCTTTCGCGGTGGCGTCGCTGCTGGCGCTGCTGGCCCTCATCACGCTCGCTGCCAAGAGCTTTGTCGAATGGAAGGCGGGACGCCAGTTTGCCAGCGGCGGCAGAACGCCGGTAAAATAG
- the cysT gene encoding sulfate ABC transporter permease subunit CysT: MAIVLKRRSILPGFGLAMGFTLLYLSLIVLIPLSAAFFKTIPLGWERFWSIVTDPRVMASYRLTFGASLIGATINAFFGLLVAWVLVRYRFPGKRIIDALVDLPFALPTAVAGIALTTVYSSRGWLGAPLESIGVKAAYSPMGVVIALSFIGLPFVVRTVQPVLEDLDKEVEEAAASLGANRWQTFARVILPVVLPALLTGFALAFARAVGEYGSVIFISGNMPMRTEITPLLIVTKLEQYDYAGATAIAVVMLVVSFALLLIINLLQWWSGRRSALQ; the protein is encoded by the coding sequence ATGGCTATAGTTTTGAAGCGGCGCAGCATCTTGCCGGGATTCGGTCTGGCGATGGGCTTCACGCTGCTTTACCTGAGCTTGATCGTGTTAATTCCATTGTCGGCAGCTTTTTTCAAGACGATCCCACTGGGCTGGGAGCGGTTCTGGAGCATAGTTACGGACCCGCGCGTGATGGCCTCTTACCGGCTGACCTTTGGCGCGTCGCTGATCGGCGCGACCATCAATGCATTTTTCGGGTTGTTGGTGGCGTGGGTGCTCGTGCGATACCGCTTTCCGGGCAAACGAATCATCGACGCATTGGTGGACCTTCCCTTCGCGCTTCCGACCGCCGTGGCCGGGATAGCTTTGACAACCGTCTATTCCAGCCGCGGATGGCTGGGGGCGCCGCTGGAGTCTATCGGTGTCAAGGCGGCTTATTCACCGATGGGAGTCGTGATCGCGCTTAGCTTTATCGGCCTGCCATTCGTTGTACGCACGGTGCAGCCGGTGCTGGAAGACCTGGACAAGGAAGTCGAAGAAGCGGCAGCCAGTCTGGGCGCCAATCGCTGGCAAACTTTTGCGCGCGTTATTCTTCCCGTGGTGCTGCCCGCGCTGCTGACCGGCTTCGCCCTGGCGTTCGCCCGTGCGGTGGGCGAGTATGGCTCGGTGATTTTTATCTCGGGCAACATGCCGATGCGTACGGAAATCACCCCGCTGCTCATCGTCACCAAGCTGGAACAATACGACTATGCCGGCGCCACGGCGATCGCCGTCGTCATGCTGGTGGTGTCATTTGCGCTGTTGCTGATCATCAATCTGCTCCAGTGGTGGAGCGGCCGTCGCAGCGCGTTGCAATGA
- a CDS encoding sulfate ABC transporter substrate-binding protein, with amino-acid sequence MLRTKVTTVLASLVLALGGALPGVARPDVTLLNVSYDPTRELYQELNASFAKHWKAKAGEVVKVRQSHGGSGSQARAVIDGLEADVVTLALAYDIDVLHEKAKLIPQDWQKRLPHNSAPYTSTIVFLVRKGNPKSIKNWEDLLKPGVSVITPNPKTSGGARWNYLAAWGYEQNKAGGNDQKGRQFITGLFQRVPVLDSGARGSTTTFVERGVGDVLLAWENEAFLAVKELGPDKVEIVVPSVSILAEPPVSIVDKVVDKKKTRAVAQAYLEYLYTPEGQEIAAKHYYRPRLEEAAKKHASTFPNVKLFTIDQLFGGWQKAQKIHFADGGIFDQIYQPGRK; translated from the coding sequence ATGCTTCGAACCAAAGTTACCACTGTATTAGCATCTCTGGTTTTGGCTCTCGGGGGCGCGCTGCCCGGCGTTGCCCGGCCCGATGTAACCCTTTTGAACGTTTCCTACGATCCGACGCGCGAGCTCTATCAAGAGCTCAACGCGTCATTTGCGAAACACTGGAAGGCAAAGGCCGGGGAAGTCGTCAAGGTCAGGCAATCGCACGGCGGGTCCGGCAGCCAGGCCCGCGCCGTCATCGACGGCTTGGAAGCCGACGTCGTGACTCTTGCGCTGGCTTACGATATCGACGTGCTGCACGAAAAGGCAAAGCTGATCCCTCAAGACTGGCAAAAGCGCCTGCCGCACAACAGCGCGCCATATACTTCAACGATCGTGTTTCTGGTGCGCAAAGGCAACCCCAAGAGCATCAAGAACTGGGAGGATCTTCTCAAGCCGGGAGTATCGGTGATCACGCCGAATCCAAAGACTTCCGGCGGCGCACGTTGGAACTATTTGGCCGCCTGGGGCTACGAACAGAACAAGGCCGGTGGAAACGATCAAAAAGGGCGACAGTTCATCACCGGGCTTTTTCAAAGAGTTCCCGTCCTCGATTCCGGCGCTCGTGGTTCCACGACAACATTCGTAGAGCGCGGCGTCGGCGACGTATTGCTCGCATGGGAGAACGAGGCCTTCTTGGCGGTGAAGGAGTTAGGGCCGGACAAAGTCGAGATCGTAGTGCCGTCCGTTAGCATACTGGCCGAGCCGCCGGTCTCGATTGTGGATAAGGTCGTGGACAAGAAGAAAACCCGCGCCGTAGCCCAGGCATATCTGGAATATCTCTATACACCCGAAGGTCAGGAAATAGCGGCCAAGCATTACTATCGGCCCAGGCTCGAGGAGGCAGCGAAGAAACATGCCTCCACGTTTCCCAATGTGAAGCTCTTTACCATCGACCAACTTTTTGGCGGCTGGCAAAAGGCGCAGAAAATTCATTTCGCCGACGGCGGCATCTTCGATCAGATCTATCAACCGGGCCGGAAGTAA
- a CDS encoding phosphoadenylyl-sulfate reductase: protein MSLADKTSRNGNGNHNLEALDAQGLLKWALDTYHPRIALACSFQAEESVLIDMMHRLRGADFRIFSLDTGRLNQETYDCMDAMRDRYGIKVEVFFPDASRVEKMVREQGLNLFYRSVESRKLCCDIRKVEPLNRALKNLHAWMTGLRREQAPTRTDILKVETDRSHGGMAKINPLVEWTRKQVWDYIRENNVPYNKLHDQGYPSIGCAPCTRAVKPGEDIRAGRWWWENPETKECGLHVHTEEAASGK from the coding sequence ATGTCGCTAGCAGACAAAACGAGTCGCAACGGCAACGGGAATCACAATCTGGAAGCGCTCGACGCTCAAGGGCTTCTCAAGTGGGCCCTGGATACATACCATCCTCGCATCGCGCTCGCCTGTTCATTTCAGGCGGAGGAATCGGTGCTGATCGATATGATGCATCGTCTGCGCGGCGCGGACTTCCGGATTTTTAGCCTGGACACCGGGCGGTTGAACCAGGAGACCTATGATTGCATGGACGCGATGCGCGATCGGTATGGCATAAAAGTGGAAGTGTTTTTCCCCGATGCGAGTCGAGTCGAGAAAATGGTGCGCGAGCAGGGGCTCAATCTTTTTTATCGATCGGTGGAGTCCCGCAAGCTGTGCTGCGACATTCGCAAGGTCGAGCCGCTTAATCGCGCGCTTAAAAATCTCCACGCTTGGATGACCGGTTTGCGTCGGGAACAAGCGCCCACTCGGACCGATATCCTAAAGGTAGAGACAGACCGGAGCCACGGCGGTATGGCCAAGATAAATCCGTTGGTCGAGTGGACCCGCAAGCAGGTTTGGGATTATATCCGGGAGAATAATGTTCCCTACAACAAGCTGCACGATCAGGGCTATCCGAGCATCGGCTGCGCGCCTTGCACTCGAGCCGTCAAGCCGGGGGAGGACATCCGCGCCGGTAGATGGTGGTGGGAGAATCCCGAGACGAAAGAATGCGGTCTCCACGTCCATACTGAAGAGGCCGCGTCTGGAAAATAG